GTGTACCTGCTCGCCAGCGCCGACGCCCAGCTGGTCGGTATCGCGTCGACCGCCGGCAACGTCGGTGTCGACCAGGTCTGTCGCAACACCCTGGATCTGCTCGAATTGTGCGGTGTGACCGGCGTTCCCGTATCGCGGGGCGCCGACGGGCCGGTCGCTTCGACGCTGGTGACCGCGGAGGACACCCACGGCCCGCAGGGGTTGGGGTATGCCCGGCTGCCGACGAGCGGTCTTTCGTTGACCGGTTACGACGCTGCCGAGGCGTGGGTGCGGGCTGCGCGGGCGCACCCCGGGGAGTTGGTGGGGATTGCGATCGGGCCGCTGACCAACCTCGCGCTCGCGCTACGGGCCGAACCGGCTCTGCCGACGCTGCTGCGCAGGCTGGTGATCATGGGTGGCGCATTCGACTACCGGGGCAACACCACCGCGGTGGCGGAGTGGAACGTCAGCGTCGACCCGGAGGCCGCCGCTGAGGTGTTCATCGCCTGGAGCGCACCGGGCCTGACCCCGCCGATTGTGCTGGGGCTCAACCTGACCGAGCACATCGAATTGACGCCGACGCTGCTGACCCGGTTGGCGTCCGCCGCGCAGTCACCGACCGCGCCGATGAGTGTGCTCGACGACCGGGGCACCCGGTCGGTGGCCGCCAACCCGTTGATCCGGGTGCTCGAGGATGCGATGCGGTTCTACTTCGAGTTCCACTTCGACCAGGGCGAAGGCTATCTCGCGCATCTGCACGATCCGCTGGCCGCCGCCGTCGCCCTGGATCCCGACCTGGTGCAGTGCCGGCCCGCGACGGTGGATGTGGAGTTGGCCGGCACGCTGACCCGCGGGATGACGATCGCGGACTGGAACCGACGGTGGGGCCGCCCGCCGAACGCCCTGGTCGGTATCGGCGTCGACGCAGGCGTGTTCTTCGAGCGGTTCATCGAGCGGGTCGGCCCCTTCGCCCGCCGGCTGGGCTGACCTACTCGTAGGCGCCCTCCACATACCAGCGCCGCTGGCGGTAACACAGCAGCAGCGCCGCCTGCCCCTTGCCGCCGTCGAGCAGCACCTGCGCCCGGGCGGTGCGGCCCTTGGCGCGGTCGGGGTCCCACCACCGTTCGTCGACCGGCCACGGCCCGGCCCACCAGGACAGGTCACCGCGATATCCCCCGCCGTCCAGCCGCGCC
Above is a window of Mycolicibacterium baixiangningiae DNA encoding:
- a CDS encoding nucleoside hydrolase yields the protein MPEDNESAARIPVFADVDTGVDDAMALVYLLASADAQLVGIASTAGNVGVDQVCRNTLDLLELCGVTGVPVSRGADGPVASTLVTAEDTHGPQGLGYARLPTSGLSLTGYDAAEAWVRAARAHPGELVGIAIGPLTNLALALRAEPALPTLLRRLVIMGGAFDYRGNTTAVAEWNVSVDPEAAAEVFIAWSAPGLTPPIVLGLNLTEHIELTPTLLTRLASAAQSPTAPMSVLDDRGTRSVAANPLIRVLEDAMRFYFEFHFDQGEGYLAHLHDPLAAAVALDPDLVQCRPATVDVELAGTLTRGMTIADWNRRWGRPPNALVGIGVDAGVFFERFIERVGPFARRLG